Proteins from one Arthrobacter sp. DNA4 genomic window:
- a CDS encoding 5-oxoproline transporter, DUF969 family subunit, with amino-acid sequence MLVLIGVLLVIVGFAIRLNPLIVVTVAGIVTALLGGMNPAQILDSFGTGFASSRSVTIFVAVLPVVGIIEFFGLQEQAKILIG; translated from the coding sequence ATGCTTGTACTCATCGGGGTGCTGCTGGTGATCGTTGGCTTCGCCATCCGCCTGAACCCCCTGATTGTCGTCACCGTCGCCGGCATCGTCACCGCACTGCTGGGCGGGATGAACCCCGCACAGATCCTCGATTCGTTCGGCACCGGCTTCGCCAGCAGCCGTTCTGTCACCATCTTCGTGGCGGTGCTGCCGGTGGTGGGCATCATCGAGTTCTTCGGACTGCAGGAGCAAGCCAAGATCCTCATTGGGTAA
- a CDS encoding 5-oxoproline transporter, DUF969 family subunit: MGKLAKLTAGRVLIGYLAVRQITAAVGLTSIGGHAQTVRPLVFPMAEGAALRRYGHVPEKISEKIKGHSAGADNVGVFFGEDVFVAVGSILLITTFVDTTYHLHLEPLQLALWAIPTAIAAFLIHGFRLLRLDKQLDKEYREFELTAQKETAGEAK; the protein is encoded by the coding sequence TTGGGTAAGCTCGCCAAGCTGACTGCCGGCCGCGTCCTGATCGGCTACCTGGCCGTCCGCCAGATCACTGCCGCCGTGGGTCTGACCAGCATCGGCGGCCACGCCCAGACCGTCCGCCCGCTGGTGTTCCCCATGGCCGAGGGTGCAGCGCTGCGGCGCTACGGGCACGTGCCGGAAAAGATCAGCGAGAAGATCAAGGGCCACTCCGCCGGCGCGGACAACGTGGGCGTGTTCTTCGGCGAGGACGTATTCGTGGCCGTCGGCTCCATCCTGCTGATCACCACGTTCGTCGACACCACGTACCACCTCCACCTGGAACCGCTCCAGCTGGCCCTCTGGGCCATCCCCACCGCCATAGCCGCGTTCCTCATCCACGGCTTCCGGCTCCTGCGCCTGGACAAGCAGCTGGACAAGGAATACCGCGAGTTTGAGCTCACCGCCCAGAAGGAAACCGCAGGAGAAGCCAAATGA
- a CDS encoding DUF979 domain-containing protein, which yields MINVEAVYWLVGILFVAWASLIAADANHPRRWGSSAFWGILGLCFFYSTWVQAGTAPGWILGIAVLVLVVLASTGLLGHGKHRTSTGPEREAYAKRFGNKLFIPALTLPLVTVILVLAAPVLNFGGTPLLDPKNTTLVALAIGAVAAVVVALLILKPKNPATPIFESRRILESIGWAALLPQMLTTLGILFTKAGVGVAVGTLASGLLPKGSLIAGVLVYCIGMFLFTVLMGNGFAAFPIMTAAIGWPVLVQTFHGDPAIVFAIGMLAVFCGTLCTPMAANFNLVPSALLEMKNKYGVITAQVGTAIPLLAVNIALMYFLAFH from the coding sequence ATGATCAACGTTGAAGCCGTTTACTGGCTGGTCGGCATTCTGTTCGTCGCTTGGGCATCGCTGATCGCCGCCGACGCCAATCACCCGCGCCGCTGGGGAAGCTCCGCCTTCTGGGGCATCCTGGGCCTGTGCTTCTTCTACAGCACCTGGGTCCAGGCCGGCACCGCGCCGGGGTGGATCCTGGGCATCGCCGTCCTGGTCCTGGTGGTCCTGGCCTCCACCGGCCTGCTGGGCCACGGCAAGCACCGCACCTCCACCGGGCCGGAGCGGGAGGCCTACGCCAAGCGCTTCGGCAACAAACTCTTCATCCCGGCCCTGACGCTGCCGCTGGTCACGGTCATCCTGGTGCTCGCCGCGCCGGTGCTGAACTTCGGCGGCACCCCATTGCTGGATCCCAAGAACACCACGCTGGTAGCCCTGGCCATCGGCGCCGTGGCCGCCGTCGTCGTCGCCCTCCTGATCCTCAAGCCCAAGAACCCGGCGACGCCCATCTTCGAAAGCCGCCGCATCCTGGAATCCATTGGGTGGGCCGCGCTGCTGCCGCAGATGCTCACCACGCTGGGCATCCTGTTCACCAAGGCCGGCGTGGGCGTCGCAGTGGGGACCCTTGCCTCCGGCCTGCTGCCCAAGGGCTCCCTGATCGCCGGCGTGCTGGTCTACTGCATCGGCATGTTCCTGTTCACCGTGTTGATGGGCAACGGCTTCGCGGCGTTCCCCATCATGACCGCGGCGATCGGCTGGCCGGTGCTGGTGCAGACGTTCCACGGCGACCCCGCCATCGTCTTCGCCATCGGCATGCTGGCCGTCTTCTGCGGCACGCTCTGCACCCCCATGGCCGCCAACTTCAACCTGGTGCCGTCCGCGCTGCTGGAAATGAAGAACAAGTACGGCGTCATCACGGCGCAGGTGGGCACGGCCATCCCGCTGCTGGCGGTCAACATCGCGCTGATGTACTTCCTGGCCTTCCACTAA
- a CDS encoding DUF2891 family protein — protein sequence MDNDLRAQAAPDYAAVVLGNLSEAFPHSAHHTQVSADDRPTPEQIHPAFYTSFDWHSCVHMHWLGASLLGGTHGSPPAGAAPAGASDGGTAAWVDSSTGASLREALGANLTPAKLAVERDYLVANPSWERPYGWAWLMRLAATCAGSSDAQLREWGTALDPLVDAVAELSVAWMAKAQYPVRHGLHTNAAFGVGYMLDAFRSLGRTDAAKACEEAARTWFANDRGWPGDWELSGQDFLSAGLSEADLMRRVLTADEFAAWFAAFLPELSVESRILQPVGVTDETDGYLVHLHGLNLTRAGQVARIIATLRESTRPEASAAAAVLNEALDPLLKAGLHGLESGDFMSTHWLASFAWDALGSVAALD from the coding sequence ATGGACAACGATCTTCGCGCACAGGCGGCACCGGATTATGCGGCCGTGGTGCTGGGCAACCTTTCCGAGGCCTTCCCGCACTCGGCCCACCACACCCAGGTGTCCGCTGACGACCGGCCCACTCCGGAGCAGATCCACCCCGCCTTCTACACCTCCTTCGACTGGCACTCCTGCGTGCACATGCACTGGCTGGGGGCCAGCCTGTTGGGCGGCACCCACGGGTCGCCTCCTGCAGGGGCTGCCCCGGCGGGAGCGTCCGACGGCGGCACGGCAGCCTGGGTGGACAGCTCCACCGGGGCGTCGCTCCGGGAAGCACTGGGCGCCAACCTGACGCCGGCCAAGCTGGCAGTGGAACGGGACTACCTGGTAGCCAACCCCTCCTGGGAGCGGCCCTACGGGTGGGCGTGGCTGATGCGGCTGGCCGCCACGTGTGCTGGCTCCTCCGATGCACAGCTCCGTGAATGGGGCACCGCGCTGGATCCGCTGGTGGACGCCGTGGCGGAGCTCAGCGTGGCGTGGATGGCCAAGGCCCAATACCCGGTGCGGCACGGGCTGCACACGAATGCTGCATTCGGCGTGGGCTACATGCTGGATGCCTTCCGCTCGCTCGGCCGTACTGATGCGGCGAAGGCCTGCGAGGAAGCGGCCCGCACCTGGTTCGCGAATGACCGCGGCTGGCCGGGCGACTGGGAGCTCAGCGGCCAGGACTTCCTCTCCGCCGGCCTGAGCGAGGCGGACCTGATGCGCCGCGTCCTGACCGCTGATGAGTTCGCCGCCTGGTTCGCAGCGTTCCTCCCGGAGCTTTCCGTGGAGTCGCGGATCCTGCAGCCGGTGGGCGTCACAGATGAGACCGACGGCTACCTGGTGCATCTGCACGGGCTCAACCTGACCCGCGCCGGACAGGTGGCACGCATCATCGCCACGCTCCGCGAATCCACCAGGCCCGAGGCCTCCGCCGCGGCGGCTGTGCTCAACGAGGCCTTGGATCCGCTGCTGAAGGCCGGGCTCCACGGGCTGGAGAGCGGCGACTTCATGTCCACGCACTGGCTGGCCAGCTTCGCCTGGGACGCGCTGGGATCCGTGGCGGCGCTGGACTGA
- a CDS encoding FAD-binding and (Fe-S)-binding domain-containing protein: MRTTAGAESPVHQLDLDTVSTRDLDRHAMAHDASHYLLVPQGVATPRNAADVGALLRRSRELGLPATFRSGGTSLSGQALSDSLLINTRQHFRGVEVLDGGARVRVQPGATVRSVNVRLAAFGRKLGPDPASEIACTVGGVIANNSSGMACGTELNTYRTLESMVLVLPSGTVIDTADADADRRLRELEPELHEGLLRLRRRVVGNDESVRIIRSLFSMKNTMGYGVNSFLDYERPVDILMHLMIGSEGTLGFVAEAVFRTVEVKPAVATGLLVFNTLDAAMGALPDLVSTGLATIELMDAAALKVAQSAADAPAAIRYLPVQGHAALLVEHQGADAADLSGKRAGSQQLFDSLDLATPFALTSDPKDRAALWHVRKGLYTAVAGARPSGTNALLEDIVVPVPALAGTCGELTRLFHEHHYKESVIFGHAKDGNVHFMLNERFDDPDQLLRYQAFTDEMVDLVLGAGGSLKAEHGTGRIMAPFVRRQYGDELYTVMQEIKRLIDPPNLLNPGVLLADEPLSYIENLKVAPTVEEEVDRCVECGYCEPVCPSKDITLTPRQRIVLRRDIAAAEQRGDHALAASLRKDYDYDGVQTCAADGMCVTACPVLINTGDLVRRLRKENANTVAAAGWNKAAENWGAVTAGGGLALTVAKAMPAPLPKAATAVGRALLGPETVPAYADVLPGGGSRRRERRDLGSVAVFFPACIGTMFGPADGPEGKGKGSAQAFLDLCERAGVGITVPEGIESLCCGTPWKSKGFSQGYDAMTAKVLDQLYEASGRGRLPVVCDAASCTEGLDTMKRLVGADGERYAGLRFVDSVEFVQQHVLGQLTVTAPLGSMALHPTCSSTQLGTNPALLEIAGAVTEDVFVPLNWGCCAFAGDRGLLHPELTDSATNRQAGEINEREFDAYASTNRTCELGMSKATGRSYRHLLEILEEATRP, translated from the coding sequence ATGAGAACCACCGCAGGAGCCGAATCCCCCGTCCACCAGCTGGATCTGGATACCGTCAGCACGCGGGACCTGGACCGCCATGCCATGGCACACGACGCCTCGCACTACCTCCTGGTCCCGCAAGGCGTAGCCACCCCACGCAATGCCGCCGACGTTGGCGCCCTGCTCCGGCGCAGCCGGGAGCTTGGGCTTCCCGCCACCTTTCGGTCCGGTGGCACGAGCCTTTCCGGGCAGGCCCTGAGTGATAGCCTGCTGATCAACACCCGCCAGCATTTCCGCGGTGTTGAGGTGCTCGACGGCGGCGCCCGGGTTCGTGTCCAGCCGGGCGCCACGGTGCGCAGCGTCAATGTCCGGCTGGCTGCGTTTGGACGCAAGCTCGGCCCCGATCCCGCCAGCGAAATCGCCTGCACCGTGGGCGGTGTCATCGCCAACAACTCCTCAGGAATGGCGTGCGGCACTGAGCTCAACACCTACCGGACGCTGGAATCAATGGTGCTGGTGCTGCCCTCGGGCACGGTCATCGACACCGCCGACGCCGACGCCGACCGGCGGTTGCGCGAGCTGGAACCGGAACTCCACGAGGGGCTCCTGAGGCTGCGCCGGCGGGTGGTGGGAAACGACGAGTCCGTCCGCATCATCCGTTCACTGTTCTCGATGAAGAACACCATGGGCTACGGCGTGAACTCCTTTCTGGATTACGAACGTCCCGTGGACATCCTGATGCACCTGATGATCGGCAGCGAGGGAACCCTCGGCTTCGTGGCGGAGGCTGTCTTCCGGACCGTCGAGGTCAAACCCGCCGTCGCCACCGGGCTGCTCGTCTTCAATACCCTCGATGCGGCAATGGGAGCCCTGCCGGACCTGGTGTCCACCGGCCTTGCCACCATCGAACTCATGGACGCGGCAGCGTTGAAGGTGGCCCAGTCCGCCGCCGACGCCCCCGCCGCCATCCGTTACCTGCCAGTCCAAGGACACGCCGCGCTGCTGGTGGAACACCAGGGCGCGGACGCCGCCGACCTGTCCGGCAAGCGGGCAGGCTCGCAGCAGCTGTTCGACTCGCTGGATCTTGCAACACCCTTCGCGCTGACCTCGGACCCGAAAGACCGGGCTGCCCTCTGGCACGTCCGCAAGGGCCTGTACACGGCCGTGGCCGGCGCCCGCCCCTCGGGAACCAACGCACTGCTGGAGGACATCGTTGTCCCGGTTCCCGCCCTTGCCGGCACCTGCGGCGAACTGACGCGGCTCTTCCACGAGCACCATTACAAGGAATCGGTGATCTTCGGGCACGCCAAGGACGGAAACGTCCACTTCATGCTCAACGAGCGCTTCGACGATCCGGACCAACTGCTGCGCTACCAGGCCTTCACTGACGAGATGGTGGACCTGGTCCTCGGCGCGGGCGGTTCACTCAAAGCCGAGCACGGGACCGGCCGCATCATGGCCCCGTTCGTCCGCCGCCAGTACGGCGACGAGCTCTACACAGTCATGCAGGAGATCAAGCGGCTGATTGACCCGCCCAATCTCCTGAACCCGGGTGTGCTGCTCGCCGACGAACCACTCTCCTACATCGAGAACCTGAAGGTGGCTCCCACCGTCGAGGAGGAAGTGGACCGCTGTGTCGAGTGCGGGTACTGCGAACCGGTTTGCCCCAGCAAGGACATCACGCTTACTCCGCGCCAACGCATCGTGCTTCGGCGCGACATTGCTGCCGCTGAGCAACGCGGCGACCACGCCCTCGCCGCCAGCCTGCGCAAGGACTATGACTACGACGGCGTGCAGACCTGCGCCGCCGACGGCATGTGCGTCACCGCCTGCCCGGTGTTGATCAACACCGGAGACCTGGTGCGGCGGCTGCGCAAGGAAAATGCCAACACCGTCGCCGCGGCCGGCTGGAACAAGGCCGCCGAAAACTGGGGCGCCGTGACCGCCGGCGGCGGCCTGGCCCTGACTGTAGCCAAGGCCATGCCGGCGCCGCTGCCAAAGGCCGCCACCGCCGTCGGCCGTGCGCTGCTGGGACCGGAGACGGTGCCCGCCTACGCCGACGTGCTGCCAGGCGGCGGTTCCAGGCGCCGGGAACGCCGGGACCTAGGCAGCGTGGCGGTGTTCTTCCCGGCCTGCATCGGCACCATGTTCGGCCCTGCGGATGGCCCGGAAGGCAAGGGAAAGGGCTCGGCCCAGGCATTCCTGGACCTCTGCGAACGTGCCGGAGTGGGCATAACCGTCCCGGAAGGCATCGAGAGCCTGTGCTGCGGCACCCCGTGGAAATCCAAGGGCTTCTCCCAGGGCTATGACGCCATGACAGCCAAGGTCCTGGACCAGCTGTACGAGGCCAGCGGCCGCGGCAGGCTGCCCGTGGTGTGCGATGCCGCTTCCTGCACGGAAGGCCTGGACACCATGAAGCGTCTTGTCGGCGCGGACGGAGAACGGTATGCCGGACTGCGTTTTGTTGACTCGGTGGAGTTCGTCCAGCAGCACGTCCTGGGCCAGCTCACGGTGACTGCTCCGCTGGGTTCCATGGCTCTGCACCCCACGTGCTCATCCACCCAGCTGGGAACCAACCCCGCGCTGCTCGAAATTGCCGGGGCCGTCACGGAAGATGTCTTCGTGCCGCTCAACTGGGGCTGCTGCGCGTTCGCCGGCGACCGGGGCCTGCTCCATCCTGAACTCACCGACTCCGCGACCAACCGGCAGGCCGGCGAGATCAACGAGCGGGAGTTCGACGCCTACGCCTCTACAAACCGCACCTGCGAGCTGGGAATGTCCAAGGCGACTGGCCGCTCCTACCGCCACCTGCTGGAAATCCTCGAGGAGGCCACCAGGCCCTGA
- a CDS encoding FadR/GntR family transcriptional regulator, translating into MTPAAAGAAPRRRTHDALLKDIEADLRVSKIKVGDRLPGERTLAENYGISRASVREAIRILDAMGVVRSSVGSGPTSGAIVVSDPSAGLSSALRLHVASNRLPVQDIVQTRILLETWTARAGAVREGGDAERKQAAQLLEAMDQPELDRATFHELDARFHVALSSLAGNEVMATIMESLSGSIVGYVKGAMDAMEDWPAVLAALRTQHHGIFDAVQSRDGELAARLLREHIEWFYQRAGDATPPHPIT; encoded by the coding sequence GTGACACCCGCCGCAGCCGGAGCAGCCCCCCGACGTCGAACCCACGATGCGCTCCTGAAAGACATTGAAGCGGATCTGCGGGTAAGCAAAATCAAGGTCGGTGACCGGCTCCCGGGCGAACGGACCCTGGCGGAAAACTACGGAATATCCAGGGCGTCCGTACGCGAGGCCATCCGCATCCTCGACGCCATGGGCGTGGTCCGAAGCTCAGTGGGCTCCGGTCCCACCTCCGGCGCCATTGTGGTCTCCGATCCGTCCGCCGGGCTCTCCTCCGCCCTCCGGCTGCATGTTGCCAGCAACCGGCTGCCAGTCCAGGACATCGTCCAAACCCGTATCCTCCTGGAGACGTGGACTGCCCGCGCCGGTGCAGTGCGCGAAGGCGGCGACGCGGAGCGGAAACAGGCGGCCCAACTGCTGGAGGCCATGGACCAGCCCGAACTGGACCGGGCAACCTTCCACGAGCTGGACGCCAGGTTCCATGTGGCGCTGAGTTCGCTCGCAGGCAACGAAGTCATGGCCACCATCATGGAGTCCCTCAGCGGCTCGATCGTGGGCTACGTCAAGGGAGCCATGGACGCGATGGAGGACTGGCCGGCGGTCCTGGCAGCACTGCGCACCCAACACCACGGAATCTTTGATGCCGTCCAGTCCCGTGACGGCGAACTCGCCGCACGCCTGCTGCGCGAACACATCGAATGGTTCTACCAGCGGGCCGGGGACGCCACCCCGCCCCACCCCATTACCTGA
- a CDS encoding L-lactate permease, producing the protein MDHFTPSTDPVLNSVAWSAIVGLLPLLTFFVLLAVVRTKAHVAGAFALLVALAVGILAFKMPAGLALLSATQGGVFGAFPVLWIVVMAVWLYQVTVLSGRFEDLRRVFDVIGGGDVRLQGVLIAFCFGGLLEALAGFGAPVAITATMLLALGLPPLRAAAAVLVANTAPVAFGAMAIPITTAAGLTGLHATDIGAMVGRQAPLLATFVPLILLFILDGRKGLKDCWPAALVIGFSFAAAQFLCSNFFSYELTDIMASLVGLGAAVLFFRFWKPRGTTAARDRLGVAAEAAAAGTTPAGQGPRSARSGSVATVEAADGESLTPARTWLALFPYFLVIVVFGIAKLWKLGVDLPAALAATDVKVPWPVLHDALVSADGKPLSSTVYVFQWLSSPGTLLLITGLIVAAVYARFDDGGRFHMTVANAVAEIGRTIFKMRWAGLTIITVLALAYVMNNSGQTVSIGVWLVSTGSFFAFLSPVLGWLGTAVTGSDTSANALFAKLQQTAGVNAGIDPNLLVVSNTAGGVVGKLISPQNLAIAATAVNLDGQESVLLRKVVGWSVGLLLVLCTIVYLQSTPVLGWMLP; encoded by the coding sequence GTGGACCACTTCACCCCCAGCACAGACCCGGTGCTGAACAGCGTTGCCTGGTCGGCCATCGTCGGCCTGCTGCCGCTGCTGACCTTCTTTGTCCTTCTCGCCGTCGTCAGGACCAAAGCCCACGTGGCCGGGGCCTTCGCCCTGCTGGTGGCCCTGGCCGTGGGCATCCTGGCTTTCAAGATGCCCGCAGGCCTGGCGCTTCTGTCCGCCACCCAGGGCGGGGTCTTCGGCGCCTTCCCCGTGCTGTGGATCGTGGTCATGGCCGTCTGGCTCTACCAGGTCACGGTGCTGAGCGGCCGTTTTGAAGACCTCCGCCGGGTGTTCGATGTCATTGGCGGCGGCGACGTCCGCCTGCAGGGCGTCCTGATCGCGTTCTGCTTCGGCGGCCTGCTCGAGGCCCTTGCCGGCTTTGGTGCGCCGGTGGCCATCACCGCCACCATGCTGCTGGCCCTGGGCCTGCCCCCGCTCCGGGCCGCTGCTGCCGTGCTGGTGGCAAACACCGCCCCGGTCGCCTTTGGTGCCATGGCCATCCCGATCACCACCGCTGCGGGACTCACCGGCCTGCACGCCACCGACATTGGTGCCATGGTGGGTCGCCAGGCGCCGCTCCTGGCAACCTTCGTCCCGCTGATCCTGCTCTTCATCCTGGACGGACGCAAGGGTTTGAAGGACTGCTGGCCTGCCGCGCTGGTCATCGGATTCTCCTTCGCCGCAGCGCAGTTCCTCTGCTCAAACTTCTTCTCCTACGAACTCACCGACATCATGGCTTCGCTGGTGGGCCTGGGCGCGGCTGTGCTGTTCTTCCGCTTCTGGAAGCCCCGGGGCACCACAGCAGCGCGTGACCGGCTGGGCGTCGCCGCGGAGGCTGCCGCGGCCGGCACCACGCCGGCAGGCCAGGGTCCGCGAAGCGCCCGGTCCGGCAGCGTCGCCACCGTAGAGGCGGCCGACGGCGAAAGCCTCACCCCGGCACGCACGTGGCTGGCACTGTTTCCCTACTTCCTGGTCATTGTGGTGTTCGGCATCGCCAAACTGTGGAAGCTCGGCGTCGACCTTCCGGCCGCCCTCGCCGCCACCGATGTCAAGGTTCCATGGCCTGTCCTGCACGACGCCCTGGTGAGCGCCGACGGCAAGCCGCTGTCCTCCACCGTCTACGTCTTCCAGTGGCTGTCCAGCCCGGGCACGCTCCTGCTGATCACGGGGTTGATCGTCGCGGCCGTCTACGCCCGCTTCGATGACGGCGGCCGCTTCCACATGACAGTAGCCAACGCCGTGGCCGAAATCGGACGGACCATCTTCAAGATGCGCTGGGCCGGCCTGACCATCATCACGGTGCTCGCCCTGGCCTACGTCATGAACAACTCGGGCCAGACGGTCTCGATCGGCGTCTGGCTGGTAAGCACCGGAAGCTTCTTCGCGTTCCTCTCCCCGGTGCTCGGCTGGCTGGGCACGGCCGTGACCGGTTCGGACACCTCCGCGAACGCACTGTTTGCCAAGCTGCAGCAGACTGCCGGCGTGAATGCAGGCATCGACCCGAACCTGCTCGTGGTAAGCAATACGGCCGGCGGTGTGGTGGGCAAGCTCATCAGCCCGCAGAACCTCGCCATTGCCGCCACCGCCGTGAACCTTGACGGCCAGGAGTCTGTCCTTCTGCGTAAGGTAGTCGGATGGAGCGTGGGGTTGCTTCTGGTGCTGTGCACCATCGTCTACCTGCAATCCACCCCAGTCCTGGGCTGGATGCTCCCGTAG
- a CDS encoding (Fe-S)-binding protein, which yields MRIALFATCIVDAMYPATAKATVRILERLGHEVVFPSGQACCGQMHVNSGYLKEAVPVIANHVAAFDTADYDVAVAPSGSCVASVKHQHPMVARACGDAALEARATAVGTKTYELSELLVDVLGVTDAGAQLGSYFPHRVTYHPSCHGMRLLRLGDRQSRLLRTVQGIDLAELPEQDQCCGFGGTFSMKNADVSSAMLQDKAANIESTGAELCTGGDASCLMHIGGGLSRQGSSTTTLHLAEILASTMEEPASVIGEVRVSTGKALR from the coding sequence ATGAGAATTGCCCTGTTCGCCACCTGCATCGTGGACGCGATGTACCCGGCCACGGCGAAGGCCACCGTCAGGATCCTGGAGCGGCTGGGACACGAAGTAGTGTTCCCCTCCGGCCAGGCCTGCTGCGGCCAGATGCACGTCAACAGCGGCTACCTCAAAGAAGCCGTCCCGGTGATCGCCAACCACGTGGCCGCATTCGACACCGCGGACTACGACGTCGCGGTCGCCCCGTCCGGGTCCTGCGTGGCCTCGGTCAAGCACCAGCACCCCATGGTGGCGCGCGCCTGCGGCGACGCTGCCCTGGAAGCCCGCGCCACCGCCGTCGGCACCAAAACCTACGAGCTGTCCGAACTGCTGGTGGACGTGCTGGGCGTGACCGACGCCGGGGCCCAACTGGGTTCCTACTTCCCGCACCGGGTGACCTACCATCCCAGCTGCCACGGGATGCGGCTGCTGCGGCTCGGTGACAGGCAGTCCCGACTGCTGCGGACCGTGCAGGGAATCGACCTTGCCGAGCTGCCCGAACAGGACCAGTGCTGCGGCTTCGGCGGCACGTTTTCCATGAAGAACGCCGATGTCTCGTCGGCCATGCTCCAGGACAAGGCGGCCAACATCGAATCCACCGGGGCCGAGCTCTGCACCGGCGGGGACGCCTCCTGCCTGATGCACATCGGCGGCGGACTGTCCCGCCAGGGCAGCTCCACCACGACCCTCCACCTGGCCGAAATCCTCGCCAGCACCATGGAAGAACCGGCGTCCGTCATCGGCGAAGTCCGCGTCTCCACCGGAAAGGCCCTGCGATGA
- a CDS encoding LutB/LldF family L-lactate oxidation iron-sulfur protein, with translation MTTFLGMPALPAFGSGNLFAGESFPTAAHRELGNAQLRANLGHATHTIRDKRQAVVAELPDWEQLRDAGSAIKQAVMARLPELLEEFETNFTARGGVIHWARDAREANEIVAGLVRDTGETEVVKIKSMATQEIGLNEYLEEQGIGAFETDLAELIVQLDHDKPSHILVPAIHKNRTEIRDIFLREMPGADPALTDDPSVLAMAAREHLRRKFLTAKVAVSGANFALADSGTLAVVESEGNGRMCLTLPETLITVMGIEKLLPTWQDLEVFMQLLPRSSTGERMNPYTSLWTGVTEGDGPQNVHLVLLDNGRSAALADEMGRSALHCIRCSACMNVCPVYERTGGHAYGSTYPGPIGAILSPLLTGIEAEENNSLPYASSLCGACYDACPVKINIPDILVHLRSVDVDSKRGKKKVPSQMDVGMKAASWALSSGKRLGLVEKGLPLGRLAAGPDRKITKLPGIAAGWTQSRDIPAPPAQSFRDWWAKEHRNAGGAPGTPGTPEAGPSRTPSPDTKETPQ, from the coding sequence ATGACCACCTTCCTGGGAATGCCCGCCCTGCCCGCCTTCGGCTCGGGCAACCTGTTCGCCGGGGAGTCCTTCCCCACGGCGGCGCACCGTGAACTGGGCAACGCGCAGTTGCGCGCCAACCTCGGCCATGCCACCCACACCATCCGCGACAAGCGCCAGGCCGTGGTCGCCGAACTGCCCGACTGGGAACAGCTCCGCGACGCGGGGTCCGCCATCAAGCAGGCGGTGATGGCCAGGCTGCCCGAGCTCCTGGAGGAGTTCGAAACGAACTTCACCGCACGCGGCGGCGTGATCCACTGGGCCCGCGACGCCCGGGAAGCCAACGAAATCGTGGCCGGACTGGTCCGGGACACCGGCGAAACCGAAGTGGTCAAGATCAAGTCCATGGCCACCCAGGAAATCGGGCTCAATGAGTACCTCGAGGAGCAGGGCATCGGGGCCTTCGAAACCGATCTCGCCGAGCTCATCGTCCAGCTGGACCACGACAAGCCCAGCCACATCCTGGTACCCGCCATCCACAAGAACCGCACCGAAATCCGGGACATCTTCCTCCGCGAAATGCCCGGTGCCGATCCTGCGCTGACCGACGATCCCTCCGTCCTGGCCATGGCTGCCCGCGAGCACCTGCGCCGGAAGTTCCTCACGGCGAAGGTGGCCGTGTCCGGGGCCAACTTCGCCCTTGCCGACTCCGGCACCCTGGCAGTCGTGGAATCCGAAGGCAACGGCCGCATGTGCCTCACGCTTCCGGAAACGCTGATCACGGTGATGGGCATCGAGAAGCTGCTGCCCACCTGGCAGGACCTGGAAGTGTTCATGCAGCTGCTCCCGCGTTCTTCCACCGGGGAGCGGATGAACCCGTACACCTCCCTGTGGACCGGAGTAACGGAGGGCGACGGGCCGCAGAACGTGCACCTGGTGCTCCTGGACAACGGCCGCAGCGCCGCGCTCGCCGATGAAATGGGCCGCTCCGCCCTGCACTGCATCCGCTGCAGCGCCTGCATGAACGTCTGCCCGGTATACGAGCGCACGGGCGGCCACGCCTACGGCTCCACCTACCCGGGCCCCATCGGCGCGATTCTCTCCCCGCTGCTCACCGGCATCGAGGCGGAGGAAAACAACTCCCTGCCGTACGCCTCCTCCCTCTGCGGTGCCTGCTACGATGCCTGCCCCGTCAAAATCAACATCCCGGACATCCTGGTACACCTGCGCAGCGTGGATGTGGACAGCAAGCGCGGAAAGAAGAAGGTCCCCAGCCAGATGGATGTGGGCATGAAAGCCGCATCCTGGGCTTTGTCCTCGGGCAAACGCCTGGGCCTGGTGGAGAAGGGGCTGCCGCTGGGCCGCCTGGCCGCGGGACCGGACAGGAAGATCACCAAGCTGCCCGGCATCGCCGCCGGCTGGACCCAAAGCCGCGACATCCCGGCGCCGCCGGCGCAGTCGTTCCGGGACTGGTGGGCCAAAGAACACCGGAACGCCGGCGGCGCTCCCGGCACGCCTGGCACACCGGAGGCCGGTCCGTCCCGCACGCCGTCCCCAGACACGAAGGAAACCCCGCAATGA